The following proteins are co-located in the Prinia subflava isolate CZ2003 ecotype Zambia chromosome 16, Cam_Psub_1.2, whole genome shotgun sequence genome:
- the MYOT gene encoding myotilin, producing the protein MSVPNLPSVSSMCQPTMFNYERPKHFIQSKNACQGQQQPPGPAASTEPSRELKQSSILIQPRNPSGQKFSSSSSLSSSITLSSPSCSAPKEPTYPITPASAQSPASSSSGQRLLPMPNQSPAAFLCSVLPSQPDYNSPAPSPVEPPYSQPMYNKQASINSMQRTSDQEIRGTKEALIQDLEKKLRCKDSLLQNGNQRLTYEQRMARRLLGPANAASVLDTQAEDSVHNAQNQNAENIRLQVPTTHVRSRPSSRGDDRGHDSIQEKFFQPRFTQVPEDVVIEEGRFCRLDFKVSGLPTPDVMWYQNGRMVHQDQFHKMIVSEKGFHSFIFEAVKSADAGTYECVAVNRAGEASFTVKVEVIAKEHHMPPTFIFKPQSKKVFEGDTARLECQISAIPTPRIYWKRNNEMVQYNTDRISLLHDNTGRICLLIHNANKKDAGWYTVSAVNGAGVATCHARLEVAAHPNKPLPAPKQLRVRPTFSKYLALNGRGLDVKQAFSPEGEFQRLAEQSGLYESDEL; encoded by the exons ATGAGTGTCCCTAATCTCCCATCCGTTTCCTCCATGTGCCAACCAACCATGTTTAACTACGAACGTCCAAAACACTTTATCCAGTCTAAGAATGCGTGTCAAGGGCAACAGCAGCCTCCAGGACCTGCAGCCTCTACAGAGCCAAGCAGAGAACTCAAGCAGTCCTCCATCCTCATACAGCCTCGCAACCCCAGCGGGCAGAAATTCTCCTCCTCGTCATCGCTGAGCTCTTCAATCACGCTCTCCTCACCTTCCTGCAGTGCCCCTAAGGAGCCCACATATCCCATCACACCTGCATCTGCACAGTCTCCTGCTAGCTCCTCATCCGGGCAGAGGCTTCTCCCCATGCCTAACCAGTCCCCCGCAGCCTTCCTGTGCTCAGTGCTCCCCTCGCAGCCCGACTATaacagcccagctccctctcccGTGGAACCTCC TTACTCGCAGCCCATGTATAACAAACAAGCCAGCATCAACTCTATGCAGAGGACATCAGACCAAGAAATTCGAGGAACAAAAGAGGCTCTCATTCAGGACTTGGAGAAGAAGCTCCGCTGCAAAGACAGCCTTCTCCAGAACGGCAACCAG CGATTGACCTATGAGCAGAGAATGGCTCGCCGGCTGCTGGGACCAGCCAACGCTGCCTCTGTGCTGGACACACAGGCTGAGGACAGCGTGCACAATGCACAG AACCAGAATGCAGAAAACATCAGGCTGCAGGTTCCTACAACACATGTAAG GAGCAGACCATCCTCAAGAGGCGACGACCGTGGACATGACTCCATCCAGGAGAAGTTTTTCCAGCCACGTTTCACACAAGTGCCTGAAGATGTAGTGATTGAGGAGGGGCGGTTCTGCAGGCTCGACTTCAAA GTCAGTGGGCTCCCGACTCCAGATGTGATGTGGTACCAGAATGGAAGGATGGTCCATCAGGATCAGTTCCATAAAATGATAGTGTCAGAAAAGGGGTTCCACTCGTTTATTTTTGAAGCAGTCAAATCAGCTGATGCAGGGACATACGAGTGTGTGGCTGTCAACCGTGCAGGAGAAGCCTCTTTCACAGTAAAAGTGGAAGTAATTG CAAAAGAACATCACATGCCTCCAACTTTCATTTTCAAGCCacaaagcaaaaaggtttttgaaggagacacagccaggctggaatGCCAGATCTCTGCCATCCCAACACCTCGAATttactggaaaagaaacaacGAAATGGTACAATATAATACAGACCGAATAAG CTTGCTCCATGACAACACGGGGAGGATTTGCCTCCTGATCCACAATGCCAACAAGAAGGATGCTGGCTGGTACACCGTGTCTGCTGTCAACGGGGCAGGGGTGGCCACCTGCCACGCCAGGCTAGAGGTTGCAG cacaCCCAAATAAGCCACTTCCAGCCCCAAAGCAGTTACGGGTTCGACCAACTTTTAGCAAGTATTTGGCACTTAATGGAAGAGGACTGGATGTGAAACAAGCTTTCTCACCAGAAGGGGAGTTTCAGCGTTTGGCTGAGCAGTCTGGACTGTATGAAAGTGATGAACTTTAA